The following proteins come from a genomic window of Lolium rigidum isolate FL_2022 chromosome 5, APGP_CSIRO_Lrig_0.1, whole genome shotgun sequence:
- the LOC124655142 gene encoding uncharacterized protein LOC124655142: MVPPVHQQASIMPINTPKEEMELEEKELVCAHKKSKFAESVVQQQQETEVLAVESEHKGHGDPSLKDSASVVQSNGEANGCSEGLVSGSTNKELPARSRLDQLCSTIGWKCPTYDFEDQGFYHTKLFKCKVTVHVETFSDTVVECYSEPNPQKEAAQEQASQGVLWCLKCLGHVK; the protein is encoded by the exons ATGGTGCCGCCCGTGCACCAGCAGGCTAGTATCATGCCAATCAATACACCAAAGGAGGAGATGGAGTTGGAAGAAAAG GAATTGGTGTGCGCACACAAAAAGTCCAAATTTGCGGAGTCCGTTGTCCAACAGCAGCAGGAAACTGAAGTTCTCGCTGTTGAGAGTGAGCATAAAGGCCATGGTGATCCTTCACTAAAAGATTCTGCTTCTGTAGTGCAGAGCAATGGTGAAGCAAACGGTTGCAGTGAGGGGCTTGTTTCTG GCAGTACAAATAAAGAACTACCAGCAAGGTCGCGACTGGATCAACTCTGCAGTACAATTGGCTGGAAGTGTCCAACATATGACTTTGAAGACCAGGGATTTTATCATACAAAACT GTTCAAATGCAAGGTGACTGTCCATGTGGAGACATTCTCGGACACTGTTGTGGAGTGCTACAGTGAACCCAACCCTCAGAAGGAAGCTGCCCAGGAACAAGCTTCTCAAGGGGTATTATGGTGCCTTAAGTGTCTTGGTCATGTTAAGTAA